The sequence GCAAGGGTCAGtaggacagacagatggacacacacacacgcactcacaCTACTCACTGAGTCCAAACCCCTGATGGTGGGGGGCTTGCGATCCAGTCCTCCTGAGTTATATTAGCTGAAGAGTGTGTTCCCACCCAGTCTCCAAGAGGACTGTGAGCAATGCTGTCTCCAGGACTGTGAAGCAAAAcctatccctattttatagatggggaaactgaagcctaGAGCAGGGATGGCACTTGATGacagtcacataggaagtctgtggctgaaccaggaatagaacccaggagtccaggctcccagccagagctgcccagaggattcaggggacctggggcaaagcgggggagcttgtactcaccgggcggcgctccaagtctgcggcggcatttcggtggcggggggcccttcagtcgctccacatcttcggcagcactgaaggacccgccaccgaaatgccgccaaagacccagactgctgctgggtgaggaaagggattcttggccagggctcatggggcccctgtggggcctggggaaaattgccccacttgccccccacctgggcggccctgctcccagcaccccccttGCCTAGGTCAAGCCTCCAGGTGTCTGGCTCTGTCCCCCTATAGGTGCCAGGCGATTGCTGCGGTACTGATGAGCAGAGGGATCAAGGCTGCAGGCTGCGGGCTGGAAGAGGAGCTGGGGGTGACTCGGAGGGCCGCCGAGGCCTGCACTTGGCGATCCCCAAGGCTCTGCAGAGGCCGGTAGTTGTTCTGCAGCCGGGGCCCAGCATCTGAGTTTGTGGAGCGGAGGATGGAGGGGAATGCAGCCACCTGTGGGGAGGGAGTCCGattagtgggggaggggcaaattGAGGGGGGAGGCAAACTTGGGGTGCCCTGCTTAGTGGAGAGTAGGACACCCCATCAATGGAGAGAACTGAGAAGATTCCGACGGGGATCACTTTGGAGCAGAGAGAGTGGGGGTTTGAACAGGAGAGCAGAGGTGAGGTGGAaaaaggacccaggagtcctgactcccaggcccctctgctctaacccactgggccccactcccctcccagacttggggagagaacccaggagtcctgactccctcccttccccccacccccacactcagcCTCACACTCACCACGCCAGGAGGCaccaggatggggctggggaagacAGTCCAGACCACGACTTCGTCACAGTTGGGGGTGGTGAGGGAGCCGTGGTAGCGGTAATAGCGGGCTAGGTCCACCGAGCCCAGGAGCCCGCGCAGGGAGAAGGAGCCGTCCAGATTCGTTTTCTTCcctggaggggcagagggagagtgagtgcccagctcagcccctcccagagttggggatagaacccaggagtcctagctcccaacccccctgctctaacccactagatcccactctcctcccagctttAGGGACAGAACCCAGTGGCCTGGAATcctcgcccccactcccctcctctaatccatttctctctctcaccccctggTGGCACAGAGCTGTACTGTCCCCGGCCCCAATGCTAGGCCAGCCATAATCCACCTCTCCCGCACCTCAGTTCAGGGGATACTCACCCTTCAGAGCCACGTTCTTCAAGTGCCGGGTGAAGGAATCCCAGGAGCGGGAGGGGCGTGCGTGGGCTGTTGCCTGAGGGACAAGATCACATGAGTAcaacaaatagggaaactgaggcatgagagGCTGGGAGTCAGAGTGACTCAGAGTAAGACTCCAGTTCCTCCTCGAATCATTAGATACCACTTCCCatccagagaacccaggagtcctgatgcccagcCCCTGCTGTTCTAACTTACTAGACCCCGCTCCCTGTccagagctgggcatagaacccaggagtccgggctcatGGCCCCGCACTGCCTTACCTGGAGGAAGAAGGCCAGCACAGCAATTCCCTCGGGATCCTTGAGGGCGTCAGCCATGCTCAGGTTGTTCTTGGTATGAACAATATGGAGctaaagggggagagaggaaaaaaattgaaGAGCGCCCCCTACGgagccctgcctgctccctgcaggaCAGCAACCCCTGCTcatcccctgcccaccccctccagcacagcgCCCCTTATTGAGCCCCCCCGCCCGCCGCGTGCAGCACAgggccccctgctgagcccccacccgctccctgcagcacagcgccccctgctgagccccctgcccgctccctgcagcacagtgccccctgctgagccccccgcccctcgcctgcagcacagcgccccctgctgagctccgcgccggccccctgcagcacagcgccccctgctgagctccccgcccgccccctgcagcacggcgccccctgttgagctcccccccccttgcagcacagcgcctcccgctgagcccccccagccctctccagaccgcacagcaccccctagctctgcactggggcattggggccagTGCTGTGCCCCCTGCCTCTCTCACCTCCATGGAGAACTGTTTGTGATTGATGAAATGCTCTGATCCAGGCCGGGCTGCCCCCTGACCCCAGTGGAGGTGGAAGGATTTGGCTGTGTAGAtagctgggagcccctgggcgCTGAGATGGAGCCCATCCGCTAAATGCACCTCCACTGTAGCGGGGGAGAGAGACCGATgcagggaatgggacccaggcgtccggagTGGCAGCCCTGGGCACTCACCCCTGGGGGAGAGAccagggtggggaatgggacccaCCAGGGCTGTAACGTGGGCGGGGTGAGCAGGGCCGCCACCCAGGTGTGCCCCAGTGTTTGAAAACTGTCGCCTCCTGCCAAGAGCCAGGAGCCAGGAAGCTGGTGGGCCcctggctctctgagctgtgggagCCCGGGTGCTGGCTGGATGTCAGGTGGCCCCCCCTGCCCGGTGCACCGAGCCAGGCCACCTCTGCACGGCCAGGTGCTCCCCAGGCAGCTCCTCTCCCCttctgtgctaaatggaaggcaaaATCGGGTGGGGGGcacaagccccctgcctgccccccaatgTGTCGCCTCTGGGGGGCACAAATATGTTTGCTCACAACAGGTGCTAAAATGGCTAGTTCTGGCTCTGGGACCCCGGCATCCGGCATGGCAGCGCAGGGTGCTCGCTTTAGGGATCAGGCTGTACCTACCTGTCGTCCCCTTGTTCTTCATGTAGATAAGCTTCCTGGCATCCCCATAGCCAGCGAGGGACACAGCCCCCAAGTGGGGATTGTGGACAGCTGCAGGGGTGACGATGTTGATCGGGGACTGCCTGGTGCCGTTAAAGTGCCCCAGAGCTGCCCATGTCTCTGGACCTGCCGAGATGGGAGGAGCcaacagggagggggaagggccagAGAAGGAAATGGGGGAGGAGTCAGAATGTTAATCAGCTGCTAtcacccaccccagaggtggctgcatgatGCAAATTTAAACctggagtcaggattcctgggttctgtccctgactctggcaggggagtgggctctggtgGGATAAAGTGGGGGaaatgggaatcaggactcctgggtctttGCTGCAGCTACACCAAGGAATGCTGTCTAGTGAGTTAGAACAGGAGAGTCTCCTGGGTTTTACatacagctctgggagggggttggagtcTTGTGGTTTAGAGcaagggtgtggggctgggagtgaggattcctgggttctatccctggctctggaacGCTGCCACTGCtcatctctgtgcctcggtttccccacccaTCCAAATATGGGAAAACAGTAATTAACTCCCGCACTGGGTGAGGTCAGAGAGTGGATGTCTGTGTCGCAGGGGATGGATGGATTCTCTTACCGCATTTTGGGTCTTCGTAGCACCAGGTAtctgcagaagagagagagaggtgggggagagggtcagAGTCGGGAGATGGCCAATAAATAACCACatcctgctgccccttcccctgggctTGGCCCCAGCAGGGAGGGTCACTTTAGAGCAGGAtcaggggtgggctggggagcagtgTTACCTGCCGTGTCGGTACTGGTGTAGCCGGCTCCCAGCAGCGTCTCCAGCACAATGAGGTGCGGGACCCAGGCGAGATTCATGTCTCTGATGTCACCTGCTGAGAGCAACCTGGAGGAAGGATTGGAGAGACTGGATTCaactcccctgccctgagccagccaggcccCACTCTGGGGCCAGATTGGAGCCGGTGCCCTAGAGGGGACGGGCCCCATGCTCCATTTCCCACACCTAGGGCCAGTAGCGCCCCTGGGGGAGACAGGCCAAGTACCCTATTTCCCACCCCGGGAGCTGGTGACCCTAGAGGGGACAGACCCCatgccccatttcccactcctGGAGCCTGTGCCCTAGAGGGGACGGGCCCCatgccccatttcccactcctGGAGCCTGTGCCCTAGAGGGGACGGGCCCCATGCCCCATGTCCCACCCTGGGAGCTGGTGCCCCTAGAGGGGACGGGCCCCTAGGGATGCTCAGCAGCGAGTAGCTCTCACCTGCGCTGTGTCTGGTGGGGGAAGGTCACACTGCAGGGGTGAAGGCTCCTCACAGCTCCTTATATACACGGGGtcaccgcccagcccagcccagcccagagaggCCGGGGGTGGAATTACAGGGAAGGGATGAGTTATATCcacggggtggggcagggatagAGAGAGGTCAggtagggagggagagagaaaacaagggagcagaaagagaaaggagggaaggaaagacGGGGACGGTGGGAAAGAGGAGaaaggggccccagcctgggTGTGTCTCCCTTAGGGTGCCAGCCCCCAGTGCCCGGGCCACCCCCTGGGAGGCCGTGGGCACCCCCTGTAGGGGGAGAGCTGGCCCCAGATACCCACATTGACTTTCGCTCTTCTTGGAGGGGATGTGCGGGAGAGATGACGCAAGAACTAAGTGGCACAGGGTAGCCCGGCATGGGGCACAGCACGTCCCCCACTGCTGGAAGGGCACCTCGCACCCACCTTGAGGTGAGTGGATGTCCCTGAACCACTGCCCTGAGTGATTGGCACTCAGAAGATAGAGAGCGCGATCTAttgagcccctcccaccccattccctgcagcacagcaccccctagcgctGCACTGGGGCCTTGGGGTCAGACTGATGACAATGGGGGAGCGCCCTCTATTGAGCCCCCACTCTGTTCcttgcagcacagtgccccctagtgccacTCTGGGGCATTGGGCCGGCACCCGTTGTTCCAGAGTCTTTCAAACACTTCCCAGAGTTTACGTTAGCCAGGCTCCCTCTAGAGCAGGTCCATGCAATCCCACGAGAATGCGGAAACATCTGCCTGTTTAATACCATGAACTTCTAGGGTActtcagtaaggtttgtccagggTATTGCAGGAAATTACTGTCTCAGTCACACCTGCctttcttgctttttgcctctgcTTCTCTCTGTTCTATGTGTTTTCCTTTCACACACACGGGGCAGCGCTcatccctccagcagggggcagtaggACAAACGAGTGGacggacatacacacacacacactcacagaagGGTACActgctccagcagggggcagttggacagacagatggacacacacacatgaaGCAGGGCTCACGCCTCCAGCAGGGGTTAGTAGAACAGATGGatggacacacatacacaccactcAGCAAACCCCcctgtgacgggtttggtcacaggGACCTCTTGGGActatcacctgatgtgctgaaattacctccgAGTccatttttcctgccagcttgggactccagaaccctgccttgttgagccagacacgccagcctgctgcaacccagacccaggtctgaaccacgccctcaaagctgcagactttcaCCAAAAGCTGCTCAGCAGgtttcctatctccagcacccagacacccagctcccaattcaatccaaaccccaaatcaatccattttactctgtataaagcttatgcagagtaaactcataaattgtctgtcctctataacactgatagagagatgtgcacagctgtttgctcccccaggtattaatcacttactctgggttccttaataaacaaaagtgattttattaagtataaaaaaattggattaaagtaataacaggcagaacaaagtaagtcaccatgcaaaataaagcaaaaacacacagtctaagcctaatacattaagaaactgattacacatactatctcaccctcagagatgttccaatgagCTTCTTACACAGATTAGACTCCTTTGTagcctgggcccaatcctttcccctggtacagtccttgttagttccagcacacatcttaggtggaaaacaggggctttctcatgactggcagccttaGGTGGTAAGCAGGGCTGTTCTCATGACTGGCCTTCTTTGTCctgttccatccccttttatagctttggcacaagttgggaatcttttgtctctctaggtccccacccctccttctaaatggaaaagcaccagatttaagatggattccagtatcatgtgacatggtcacatgtcctgtaagacctcattcttcattacccaggGTCTGGCCCAtacatacacaggaaggcttgcagtaaataaaccatctacaaccaattgtcctagtcaataggagccatcaagattctaaaccaccattaatggcccattacaataggacctcaaagttatatttctagcttcagatacaagaatgatacatgcatataagtaggaggaatatattcagttggttataacctttgtaagacacacgcatcttttggatcacaggcctgttcaggaagctgtaagccgggactttcttcccagaccagaagatcactgtgagggaagtcaaaatgcccattgtgatccttggagacccggcttaccctttaatgccatggctcatgaaaccctacacagggagcctagacagcagcaaggagcggttcaacaacagacTGAGTCGGTGCAAAACGACTGTTGTGTGTGCTTTTGGCCTTTTAATGGGCCGCTGACGCTGTCTGTATAGGAAACTGGACCTGACCGATGACAACATCCTCACGGTTATAGCctcgtgctgtaccctccataacatttgtgaagggaagggtgaaagcttcactcaggcatggaccgcggaggttcaacacctggaggctgaatttgaacagccagagagcagggctattagaggggcccagcgcggggctgtaaggattagggatgccttgagggagcaatttgaggatgaaagccaccagtaatgtttggtggcctgcacgggagtgaagtgcagaggTTCCAATGCTAGTAGGCATCTGCATTTGCTGAGtatgatgcactgacttgcaatgcctgttgctttcctgggctacggtATCTTTTCTTAATGCAATAAgtagagtcagaatgagctctctcctgacatctggtggtgagctgtggaaaaggacttccggggctgatctcgtttgcacgGGCACACCCAtcctgcctagcatgatggacggcttgcccaaatggtcactttggctgctgtgggatccccagtctctttattcttggggcaggagtaataaagtgttatcctggttatgtgaatcaaggacagtagaactgtacttggcattttatgatggagggactcaccctcaactaagtaacacttgctaggcaagggacatgggttccaaagcccagtgaattgaAAGAGGTTGGGTTCTGTTATCATATTCAGCCTTCCTCCCTGGAGCGTTGTgtaatgagtgctgcacttcaggctggctaaaatgcatgaTGATGGGAGTTGAGTGCAGTGGATAAGGGTTGTAgttggcagggctgggtggtgaagctacaggtgttcgAGGCAGCTGCTGGTGATAAGAAACTGGATGTTGAGGGAAGTGGGTTGGTGGTGatatgggggcacaagggaaagagttttagGACAAGGGCTACAGGGGAGGGTGGGCGTGGATCTGCTCTGTCTGCATTGATACAAGCGCCTGGATCgagtccacttggcgctccacGATGCTTAGGAGCCGCTCTGTGCTTTGGTGCCGGCGATCCGCATTCTGCTGCCAGagcctcctttcactctcccgccactcctgtactttttgattttcagtaaggGAGAGCTCCATGACTTCATGCAGCAGGTCCTCTTGGGTTCTTCGCGGAGCCCTCCTGATTCTTTGCAGTCTTTCGGCCGGTGACCACCAGGAcggctgggatctcaaggttgcttctgtaaagccaaaatgcaacagttaacagaggcagcattgttcatactagacagagcaatgattcggcTGTATTTAAAGACAAGTACAGTGTACACAATAGCAGAATTTGCCGgtcccaaagcgagcgcacataacccaaaggagccccaaaatggtgagtgagcacaggggcaagggggactgattgtttcagggctgcactgtcctctggggttctgtgccttggggagagccaacagctacAGGGAGCCcatatactgaacactgtccccacattttccacaggatgagttAATCCTGGAAGATATTACTCctggctttcttgctttttgcctctgcttctctctcttttctatgtgttttcctttcacacacacatgGAGCAGGGCTcatccctccagcagggggcagtaggacagatggatggacacacacacatactactCAGCAAAACCCcctgtgacgggttcagtcacaggGATCatcttgggactgccacctgatgtgctgaaatcacctctgagcccgttttccctgccagcttgggactccagaatcctgccttgttgagccagacacgccagcctgctgcaacccagacccaggtctgaaccgcTCCCCCAGAGCTAGAACTTTctccaaaaactgctcagcaggtttcctatctccagtacccagacacccagttcccaatgggatctaaaccccaaataaatctattttactctgtataaagcttatacaaggtaaactcataaattgtctgctctCTATAACAgtgatagaaagatatgcacagctgtttgctcccccaggtattaatcacttactctgggttcattaataaacaaaagtgattttattaagtatgaaaagtaggatttaagtggtttcaagtcaaaacagacagaacaaagtcatCAAGCAAATTAaggcaaaaacacacaagtctaagcctaatacattaagaaactgattacagggaatatctcaccctcagagatgttccaataagcttctttcacagactagactcctttgtagcctgggcccaatcctttcccccggtgcagtccttgttagttccagcacacatcttaggtggaaaacaGGGGCTGTCTCATGACCGGCAGACTTAGGTGGTAAGCAGGGCTGTTCTCATGACTGGCCTTCTTTGTCCTGTTCCatcccctttttatagctttggcacaaggcaggaatcttttgtctctctgggtccccacccctccttctaaatggaaaagcaccagatttaagatggattccagtatcatgtgatatGGTCAAATGTcctgtaagacctcattcttcattacccaggGGCTGGCCCAtacgtacacaggaaggcttgcaggtaaataaaccatctacaaccaattgtcctaggcaatgggagccatcaagattctaaaccaccattaacggcccattacaataggacctcagagttatacttcatatttctagcttcagatacaagaatgatacatgcatacaaataggaggaatacattcagtaggttataacctttgtaatgataccttacaaaagaccttttttcataaaccatattccagttacatcatatttacattcataagcatacttttataaaacatatggagtgcaacgtcacagcccctctgcccactCAGTCCAAACTCCTGGCAGTGTGGGGCTTGCGACCCATTCTTCCTGAGTTATATTAGCTGAAGGGTGTGTTCCCACCCAGTCTCCAAGAGAACTGTAATCAATGCTGACTCCAGGACTGTGAAGCAAAACCTATCcctattttataaatggggaaactgaggccctgaGCGGGGATGGTGCTTGATGACAGTCACATAGGGAGTCTGTGGCTGAACCAgggaaggaacccaggagtccaggctcccagcacACCCCCTGCCTAGGTCCAGCCTCCAGGTGTCTGGCTTTGTCCCCCTATAGGTGCCAGGCGATTGCTGCGGTACTGATGAGCAGAGGGATCAAGGCTGCAGGCTGCGGGCTGGAAGAGGAGCTGGGGGTGACTCGGAGGGCCGCCGAGGCCTGCACTTGGCTATCCCCAAGGCTCTGCAGAGGCCGGTAGTTGTTCTGCAACCGGGGCCCAGCATCTGAGTCTGTGGAGTTGAGGATGGAGGGGAACGCAACCACCTGCGGGTAGGGAGTCTGattagtgggggaggggcaaattGAGGGGGGAGGCAAACTTGGGGTGCCCTACTGAGTGGAGAGGAGGACACCCCATCAATGGAGCGAACTGAGAAAGTTCCAATGGGGATCACTTTGGAGCAGAGAGAGTGGGGGTTTGaacagcagaggggaggggagctcccttccccccacactcaCACTCACCACATCAAGAGGCACCAGGATGGGGTCGGGGAAGACAGTCCAGACCACGACTTCGTCACAGTTGGGGGTGGTGAGGGAGCCGTGGTAGCGGTAATAGCGGGCTAGGTCCACTGAACCCAGGAGCTCCTGCAGGGAGAAGGAGCCGTCCAGATCCGTATCCTCCCCtggaggggcagaaggagagtaagggcccagctcagcccctcccagagttggggatagaacccaggagtcctagctcccaacccccctgctctaacccactagatcccactctcctcccagctttAGGGACAGAATCCAATAGCCTGGACTCctcgcccccatccccctcctctaaTCCATTTTTCTCTCTTGCCTCCTGGTGGCACAGAGCTGTACTGTCCCCAGCCCCAATGCTAGGCCAGCCATAATCCACCTCTTCCGCACCCCAGTTCAGGGGATACTCACCCTTCAGAGCCACGTTCTTCAAGTGCCGGGTGAAGGAATCCCAGGACTGGGAGGGGCGTGCGTGGGCTGTTGCCTGAAGGACAAGATCACATGAGTACAataaatagggaaactgaggcatggggagggctgggagtcatAGAGTGACTCAGAGTAAGACTCCAGTCCCTCCTCGAATCATTAGATACCACTTCCCactagagaacccaggagtcctgatgcccagcCCCCGCTGTTCTAACTTActagaccctgctccctgtcccgagctgggcatagaacccaggagtccgggctcatGGCCCCGCACTGCCTCACCTGGAGGAAGAAGGCCAGCACAGCGATTCCCTCGGGATCCTTGAGGGCGTCAGCCATGCTCAGGTTATTCTTGGTATGAACAATGTGGAGctaaatggggagagagagaaaaattgaagAGCGCCCCCTACGgagccctgcctgctccctgcaggaCAGCAACCCCTGCTCATCCCCCGCCTACACCCTCCAGCACAGCGCCCCTTACTGGGCCCCCCACCCGCCGcatgcagcacagcgccccctgctcagccccctgcccgccgcctgcagcacagcgccccctgctgagccccccgcctgctccctgcagcacagtgccccctgctgagccctcgcctgccccctgcagcacagcgccccctgccgagccccccacatcccctgcagcacagtgccccctgctgtgccccccacccgctccctgcagcacagcgccccctgctatgcccccccagccctctccagaccGCACAGCACCCCCTAACTCTGCACTGGGGTATTGGGGCCAgcgctgcaccccctgcctctcTCACCTCCATGGAGAAACTTTTGTAATTGATGAAATGCTCCGAGCCAGGCCgggctgccccctggccccagtgcaggtgGAAGGATTTGGCTGTGTAGAtagctgggagcccctgggcgCTGAGACAGAGCCCATCCGCTAAATGCACGTACACTGTAGCGGGGGAGAGAGACCAACacagggaatgggacccaggcgtccggagAGGCAGCGCTGGGCACTCACCCCTGGGGGAGAGAccagggtggggaatgggacccagCAGGGCTGTAACATGGGCGGGGTGAGCAGGGCCGCCACCCAGGTGTGCCCCAGTGTTTGAAAACTGTCACCTCCTGCCAGGAGCCGGCAGATCAGAAGCTGGTGGGCCcctggctctctgagctgtgggagCCCGGGTGCTGGCTGGCTGCCAGGTGGCCCGCCCTGCCCGGTGCACTGAGCCAGGCCACCTCTGCACGGTCAGGTGCTtcccaggcagggtgggggcacagctcctcttcccttctgtgctaaatggaaggcaaaATCGGGTGGGGGGCACaagcctcctgcctgccccccaatgTGTCGCCTCTGGGGGGCACAAATATGTTTGCTCACCACAGGTGCTAAAATGCCTAGTTCTGGCTCTGGGACCCCGGCATCCGGCATGGCAG is a genomic window of Malaclemys terrapin pileata isolate rMalTer1 chromosome 4, rMalTer1.hap1, whole genome shotgun sequence containing:
- the LOC128836907 gene encoding carbonic anhydrase 4-like; the protein is MNLAWVPHLIVLETLLGAGYTSTDTADTWCYEDPKCGPETWAALGHFNGTRQSPINIVTPAAVHNPHLGAVSLAGYGDARKLIYMKNKGTTVEVHLADGLHLSAQGLPAIYTAKSFHLHWGQGAARPGSEHFINHKQFSMELHIVHTKNNLSMADALKDPEGIAVLAFFLQATAHARPSRSWDSFTRHLKNVALKGKKTNLDGSFSLRGLLGSVDLARYYRYHGSLTTPNCDEVVVWTVFPSPILVPPGVVAAFPSILRSTNSDAGPRLQNNYRPLQSLGDRQVQASAALRVTPSSSSSPQPAALIPLLISTAAIAWHL
- the LOC128836908 gene encoding carbonic anhydrase 4-like, with amino-acid sequence MNLAWVPHLIVLGTLLGAGYTSTDTADTWCYEDPKCGPKTWAALGHCNGTRQSPINIVTPAAVHNPHLGAVSLAGYGDARKLISMENTGKTVYVHLADGLCLSAQGLPAIYTAKSFHLHWGQGAARPGSEHFINYKSFSMELHIVHTKNNLSMADALKDPEGIAVLAFFLQATAHARPSQSWDSFTRHLKNVALKGEDTDLDGSFSLQELLGSVDLARYYRYHGSLTTPNCDEVVVWTVFPDPILVPLDVVVAFPSILNSTDSDAGPRLQNNYRPLQSLGDSQVQASAALRVTPSSSSSPQPAALIPLLISTAAIAWHL